The Musa acuminata AAA Group cultivar baxijiao chromosome BXJ2-2, Cavendish_Baxijiao_AAA, whole genome shotgun sequence genome contains the following window.
AAGCTTTTAGCATTCTCTTATCTTTCTGATGTTCTCTTGTCATAGACTGTTTAGAGTTAGTATAGTACTATTACTCCATTTAAGAACGACGTAATTACTGAAGGAAGGGGAGAAATGATACTGTAAAGCTAGTCATCATTGATCATATATATGATATAGCCGAAATGAATAAATTAGGCCTCCTGTTCTTTTAACAAATTAAGCTACTGAAGCAGCTCAAGGGGAGTAGAGAGTTGGAATATCCATCAAAGTGTTCTACCATGATTTGTTTAGGGGAAAACTTTCATCCTGAAGCCACAGGAATCACTTCTTGTATCTGTTATGAAGAATTATTGACAATGTTAACACACTGTATCTATCAAAATTAGTACATGCTTTCTTCTCTGTTTAATTTTCTGTTGATGCAACAAGAATTAAGCGAATGGCCCTTCAACATACAGGTGTATACAAGATACTTACTGCAGAAGCTCTTTGGTCCTGGCCTCTTGCGTCTCACAGGGGATAACCCATTGTACCTTGATCTTCCCTCCAATatggttctttcttttctttcttcgtgTTTGACAAGTCAAAGTTTGCGTCTCCATTCACTGATGCAATTCATAATGTGCTTTCTAACAGATAGGTTCCTTCCTGATGGGGTGGATTGGATTTGTCTTCAAGGCTGACATCCTCCATGTATCTGAACATTTGCTGGTAGGATTAAGTACAGGGTACTTGGGCAGTCTCACCACATTCAGTGGGTGGAACCAGAAGATGCTCGAATCGTCTTCCAAGGGCCATTGGGTGTATACTGTTGCTGGCCTGATACTTGGTGAGATAACATAGTTTGAAGATAGGTTAGCTTAGAATCTGTGGAGGATTTATTTGAATCACTTGGACAGTTTTTGTTCTTAATCTTTCTACCCATCTATAGGGACTTTCCTTGTCAACTATAGTATCATTGTTGGGGTTGGATGTGCCGGAGGACTCCGCAGAATCATTATTGATTGGTGTGAGAAGAGAACAACCAACCTGGAAAAATGGAGGGTGGATAACCGCAATAAGCATGTGGTTGTAATGGCTGCTTTTCTACTGATATGGTGCTTGTTATGGACTCTGAGTGGAGAATTCTTTAGGGTCAAGTTGAACAGAGTCAGTAATTCTGCTGTTCTTTGGCTTGCTTTCTTGGTGGGTCCCCCGGGTGTGTGGCTCCGCTGGCGCTTGGCTAGGTTTAATGGACAAGGTATAGGGAGCAAGCGAATGCTCAAATGGCTACCAATCGGAACTCTTTCGGCCAATGTACTTGCAGCAGGCATTATGGCTGCAGTTGCTATCATAAGCAAAGCGGTGAGCATCTGGTGCAAAACTCAGGATCAATCTTGAACTTATATTTTGCCATACTTCACTAATATTACTTTGTATTGACAATTGAGAAACAAATTGCACCTTCTAGGGTTTGTAGGGGAGTTGCTTCAtgcaaattttttatgttgtcataaTTTAGGGTCTAATAGATCCCCCACACAATGACAAGGAAGACTCATACACAATCACAGATCTGCATGCGCACACATACATGCATCTGTACACAATTTTTTAGGTTTCCTTTTAGCAAGCAAATGTGGTTTTTTGTTGTCTTTATTGTGTGCGGGTGGTTTTTTGCATTGATTAATTTCTTGTTTTGTTCAGGTAAACACAAAGAGATGCTCAATCATTGTCAGTGGATTTCAACTAGGCTTTCTCGGCTGCTTGAGCACAGTCTCAACTTTTGCTGCTGAGATATATGGTATGTGGAAGACTGGGCATGGCTGGAGGGCCTTCTTCTACATCATTGTCACCATCGTTCCATCATTTGCACTGGGAACTCTTGTATACTCGGTGCCTATATGGTTTAAGCATTATGAATCATAATTCATAATGCAATTTCAGGTTGAAAAATGGCTGTAGCTGCTTGTCTCGATATAAAGAGTAAGAAGGCTTGACTTATTCTATCAGTTCAGACTAAAGAATAACAAGGCTGACTTGATATAACCTGAGCTTTATGGATTTGGATTCAGGAGACAGCCTATCTATTCTACAGTACTGGAGTATCTTGCACCAGTGGTCCCTCAGATCTCATAAGGAGGGAGCCTCATGCACTGTGACACCCTTTTCTTTTGCTTGAAAGGTGGATGAAATATCACATAACAACACAACAATCTTTGATCTTTCTGTAAGTATACTCTGGCTGTATCAAATTCTGGGATTGCTTCAATTCAACCAATTATACTGCCGTATGTGGGGATCAGTAAATTCCATCTTTTACAGCCACATGAACTGTTATactttttgatttattttttgttatatcATCATTTCTTATGTCCCACATATGCTTCAATTTTTCCTTGCTAGATGGTCTATTGGCATTGTATTTTATTTTTCTGGATTACAGATCCTAATTGCTTTTCTACAAAAAAATTTTGTGTGGTTGGGAGATTTCAGGCATGATAATTCTAATGATGAAAAATTCATTTAAAACTAACATAAAATCAGATTATTAAACCATTAAGAATTGTCTTCAAATTGTTGTTTATTAGAATTAaacaaattttgatatttaagtcTTTGTTCAAAGTGATGGTGTAGCCATTTAAGACACTTATATTTATATACGAAGCTGTCCTTTCCCTTAGTGATGTGTGTCCTTCCCATCATCCAAGCTAGCGAACAAGATATGCCTGCATTGAATGAGATATAGTTCTTTTCTAGGTCACAACTTCaatgtatattatattattacCTGATATATATCATATTAGAAGAAGCAATTAATAGAGACCACATACCACATGGATGCTTCTCAGTCACTCTCAAGCACACCATCCAAAATAAAGGGTAAGAATGAAGCTAAACTCTCAACTCCATAGCACTTCGAACAACACAAGTTCCATAGCTGTCTTCTCGTTTGGGAAAATGGGGAGAGAGACAGATCGAGCAGATGAGTAAATGCGCGCTCAGATCTCTGAGAGCTTGACAGCTCAAAGAAAGAGAACAAAGTAATATTACTCGAGTGAATGAGCCACGGAGTCTTCTCTTCATTTTGCAGCCTCTGATGTC
Protein-coding sequences here:
- the LOC103976049 gene encoding uncharacterized protein LOC103976049 isoform X2 encodes the protein MEQEHNRMHGTSRRDAVSESSSPTARSLGVFLSLDSSSQRIFMRTASLGRIGGTGYWQLGSIRPNLIVEGIPADTTRPAAAGDNQAIGAEMAGNGLKQGSLSRMSSRDSWPRGSISFSSDRGTINNLALPQELIDKIDSSLAQVGCRGSRVDDKKHEDGVVTFADDSLILSFNSRSYEANLPSVVTPLTEEIVSPLPTDSILSTTGKGQMTGIASPKDKQYKLPFWLDYISYLSHLAVFGILGVYTRYLLQKLFGPGLLRLTGDNPLYLDLPSNMIGSFLMGWIGFVFKADILHVSEHLLVGLSTGYLGSLTTFSGWNQKMLESSSKGHWVYTVAGLILGTFLVNYSIIVGVGCAGGLRRIIIDWCEKRTTNLEKWRVDNRNKHVVVMAAFLLIWCLLWTLSGEFFRVKLNRVSNSAVLWLAFLVGPPGVWLRWRLARFNGQGIGSKRMLKWLPIGTLSANVLAAGIMAAVAIISKAVNTKRCSIIVSGFQLGFLGCLSTVSTFAAEIYGMWKTGHGWRAFFYIIVTIVPSFALGTLVYSVPIWFKHYES
- the LOC103976049 gene encoding uncharacterized protein LOC103976049 isoform X1 → MEQEHNRMHGTSRRDAVSESSSPTARSLGVFLSLDSSSQRIFMRTASLGRIGGTGYWQLGSIRPNLIVEGIPADTTRPAAAGDNQAIGAEMAGNGLKQGSLSRMSSRDSWPRGSISFSSDRGTINNLALPQELIDKIDSSLAQVGCRGSRVDDKKHEDGVVTFADDSLILSFNSRSYEANLPSVVTPLTEEIVSPLPTDSILSTTGKGQMTGIASPKDKQYKLPFWLDYISYLSHLAVFGILGVKLLKSFLLSTKSVWHNLVYTRYLLQKLFGPGLLRLTGDNPLYLDLPSNMIGSFLMGWIGFVFKADILHVSEHLLVGLSTGYLGSLTTFSGWNQKMLESSSKGHWVYTVAGLILGTFLVNYSIIVGVGCAGGLRRIIIDWCEKRTTNLEKWRVDNRNKHVVVMAAFLLIWCLLWTLSGEFFRVKLNRVSNSAVLWLAFLVGPPGVWLRWRLARFNGQGIGSKRMLKWLPIGTLSANVLAAGIMAAVAIISKAVNTKRCSIIVSGFQLGFLGCLSTVSTFAAEIYGMWKTGHGWRAFFYIIVTIVPSFALGTLVYSVPIWFKHYES